CTTGTTTCCTGACTTCTTTTGGTAAAAAGACTCTAATTTCATCTTCATTAAATCCAATATTTAAACATAATTCATCGATTAATAATGGTCGTCTAAGAAGTGAAGGTGTTTCTTTTAATAAAGTAATCAATTCATTTAAAGTTAGGGCATCAAAATCTATATCCAATTTTTGATAGGCAATTGAACGTGTAGAAATAATATCGGTTGTTCCATTTTCTGTTAGTTCTAATATATGTTTTAATTCATCATCAGACAGAGGTTCACGAAAAATATTTTTTTCAACAAACTCAATATCATGATCCATTAACCATTTTTTGGCTTTTCTGCAAGATGTGCAACTGGGCGTGGTATAAAGTTTTATCATAACAAATTAACCTCTTTCCATTAATTTTATTAATTAATTGTAATTGTAGAATTAATTAATAAAATATGCAATTCATAAGGTATACCAAAAAATAATTTTTTATAAAAAATCATTTTACTTATTAATATTTATCAATTTTAGATAGATTAAACAAACAATATATTTTATAATTAAAACCTAACAATAATTATTTTAATATAAAATTATTATTGTTTTAATAAATAGGTGGCAAGCGAACAGTATAAATGAATAAGATAGGTTTAATAAATTATTTTAATAGTTACTAGATTAATTAAATTTCAAATTAAGAATAAATTAAAAAAATTTTTCTTGCAACAAGGATAAATTTCTGGTATTATTTACCTTGTTACTGAGAGAGCAAAATTAGCTATCGCTTATTGTTTTAAGTACTATTGTCACAATAGCTCAGCTGGATAGAGCATCCGCCTTCTAAGCGGACGGTCGGGGGTTCGAATCCCTCTTGTGACGTAAAAAATTGTTGAATCATCTCTTACAAAGACCAATTTTTATGTGTCTTTATAAGAGATGATTTTTCTCTTGTTAAATAATTAATCTATTATTAACTAGTTAAACAAAAATGAAAACAAACCATATTTGTTTACAATTATAATGAAATAGCTGGTTAGCCATTGATTGACGGATTTAAGAATCTTAGCTAAATTTCTCAACAATTAAATTTATTTTAGTAGTATCGTTAATAATAACTGAACTGACAATGCTACTTGAATGCTATTCAATAGATATTCTTATTTTATATAACAAAATAACTATCAATCTATCCATTATTACCAATCAATAATAGACAAGCAATATT
The genomic region above belongs to Melissococcus plutonius ATCC 35311 and contains:
- the spx gene encoding transcriptional regulator Spx, producing MIKLYTTPSCTSCRKAKKWLMDHDIEFVEKNIFREPLSDDELKHILELTENGTTDIISTRSIAYQKLDIDFDALTLNELITLLKETPSLLRRPLLIDELCLNIGFNEDEIRVFLPKEVRKQELSHILLFTGMNN